A window from Plectropomus leopardus isolate mb unplaced genomic scaffold, YSFRI_Pleo_2.0 unplaced_scaffold2392, whole genome shotgun sequence encodes these proteins:
- the LOC121966301 gene encoding acylphosphatase-2-like — MSDKLTSVDFEIFGNVQGVCFRMYTEDHGLSLGLSGWVKNTRQGTVIGQVQGPRDKVNDMKLWLKSVGSPSSRIDRAVFSNERDISKVEIHGFSTRY, encoded by the exons ATGTCTGATAAACTGACTTCGGTGGATTTTGAGATTTTCGGGAACGTGCAGG GAGTTTGCTTCAGGATG TACACGGAGGATCACGGTCTGAGTCTGGGACTGAGCGGCTGGGTGAAGAACACGCGACAGGGCACCGTGATCGGTCAGGTCCAGGGACCGCGGGACAAAGTCAACGACAT gaAGCTCTGGCTGAAGAGCGTCGGGAGTCCCAGCTCTCGAATCGACCGAGCCGTGTTCTCCAATGAGAGAGACATTTCTAAAGTGGAGATTCACGGCTTCTCCACTCGCTACTGA